One stretch of Cryptosporidium parvum Iowa II chromosome 3, whole genome shotgun sequence DNA includes these proteins:
- a CDS encoding hypothetical protein (with a signal peptide and low complexity repeats, member of cryptosporidium SKSR gene family, telomeric localized gene): MKLKFIFLFIIALIISCLFCDIYAAEAPEENSPNNSNNPSNEYSQDADLTESLLILITNRFEANFTSEVLLKVVCIYILNMLRFIAVINPELSSSFFKLLNLVFATLHNYSLEDKKTLYTTQAKAAQLTYLCSKASELSIFSGINTSESNYAQMIDALFNVSSKVISVFNRLLNLLKSLTVIEVSDYIRHLLHSLIEIGEDTLTEFQKAIEVYSSTPKKILNTKIEFSKGISKSLFLELTFDDKPANARRVMLENKTRFSARNEEYKKYLLTGNSNLKPKDLKEAKHVYENILDCGGLSPETIFYFESLILQASSILFIIVANAYKFYEEKIQPIQEKINSFLDTVYSQITLRGTELDLSEQKCLEIKQKIRELLKVESLTSNDILASSHTKTKSSKEIVNILKEMYLQLIKTLTLLHKEKEKVASCKYLTFLLSELLKLFQFFGNSIKNLIKDFEETKSGWEVKSLSDLKKSRKETLSYLRSSLTKYAELSKEQTKEREKRAKELQEKNQKEKEEKRQKEKEEEERLLQEKKLRQEEVKKRKKARPKKTKTFPEATLHEALTIEQRQEVTEIPIKVPSKVKKKSDKKEETLNKLKLLAEISEKSEEIRTVIKSERKSNASEKARKMNERKERQKACRERQRMEREEEERRKGDAHHKVKVLESEVKVSVSMLKEHFSSVTSKQNEELQVLIGAVFGIMGEDEATGGAEGFNLIDQEEPSQPSQPSQPSQPSQPSQPLQPLQPSQPLQPSQPLQPLKPSQHSQDSQLRTHTRTRRRADEPLQNAPTRPTIELFGQSPVFVSSRGLSEDLVASGLSHTLSGLSLDDMKDTSEDQDSKHTSSSNLISTSESKSGHKSKSRSRSKSRTRSKSRTRTRSKSRTRSRSRTRSRSRSRSSSRTRSRSRSRSSSRSSSGHGSESWLGGTLQNQENSLEEIISKMYVSSSYEEFSLSSSSAHSRFSGMFSNTESVDPLSSQAMLFFNVRMPNFKHITESSTEEEIKKALDLCGSEISRLNSEVSSSVSGQDFLSVKCVQKSFISEFIRLLLLLKSKSNSTS; encoded by the coding sequence ATGAagttaaaatttatttttttgtttataattgctttaattatttcctGTTTATTTTGCGATATTTATGCTGCAGAAGCCCCTGAAGAAAATTCTCctaataattctaataacCCTTCAAATGAGTATTCACAAGATGCTGACCTCACagaatcattattaatcttAATAACTAATAGATTTGAAGCTAATTTTACTTCTGAGGTTCTTTTAAAAGTTGTATGCATTTATATTCTCAATATGTTGAGATTTATTGCAGTAATCAATCCTGAACTATCTAgttctttttttaagttattaaatttgGTATTTGCAACACTGCATAATTATTCACTTGAAGATAAAAAAACTTTGTATACTACTCAAGCTAAAGCTGCTCAACTCACATATTTGTGTTCTAAAGCTTCTGAATTGTCTATTTTTTCTGGTATCAATACAAGTGAATCTAATTACGCTCAAATGATTGATGcattatttaatgtttCATCGAAAGTCATCTCAGTTTTTAAtagattattaaatttacttAAATCATTGACTGTAATTGAAGTTTCAGATTATATTCGACATTTGTTACattcattaattgaaattggCGAAGATACTTTAACTGAATTTCAAAAGGCTATTGAAGTCTATAGTTCTACgccaaaaaaaattcttaatacaaaaattgaattttcaaaagGTATAtctaaatcattatttttggaGTTAACCTTTGATGACAAACCAGCAAATGCACGAAGAGTAATGTTGGAAAATAAAACTAGATTTAGTGCTCGAAATGAGGagtataaaaaatatttattgacAGGAAATTCGAATTTAAAACCtaaagatttaaaagaaGCTAAACATGtttatgaaaatattttggattGTGGAGGTTTATCTCCTGAAACAATTTTTTACTTTGAAAGCTTAATTTTACAAgcatcttcaatattatttattatagtAGCCAATGCATATAAGTTttatgaagaaaaaattcaacctattcaagaaaaaataaattcatttcttGATACTGTGTATAGTCAAATAACATTGAGAGGAACTGAGTTGGATTTATCTGAGCAAAAATGTTTGGAAATAAAGCAAAAAATTCGTGAACTTCTTAAAGTAGAGTCACTTACTAGTAATGATATTTTGGCATCATCGCATACAAAAACAAAGTCTTCTAAGgaaattgttaatattttaaaggaAATGTATCTACAGCTAATAAAGACTCTTACTTTGCTTCataaagagaaagaaaaagtaGCAAgttgtaaatatttgacATTTCTTTTAAGTGaacttttgaaattatttcagtTTTTTGGAAATTCCATAAAGAACTTAATAAAAGACTTTGAGGAAACTAAAAGTGGATGGGAGGTAAAATCACTTTCTGATCTCAAAAAATCTCGAAAAGAAACTCTTTCTTATTTAAGATCTTCTCTAACAAAATATGCGGAATTAAGTAAGGAGCAAACAAAAGAAAGGGAGAAAAGAGCTAAGGAGTTACAAGAGAAgaatcaaaaagaaaaagaggaaAAGAGACAAAAAGAGaaggaagaagaggaaagGCTGcttcaagaaaaaaagctACGCCAAGAAgaagttaaaaaaagaaaaaaggcGAGACccaaaaaaacaaaaactTTTCCAGAAGCAACTCTTCATGAAGCATTGACTATTGAACAAAGGCAGGAAGTTACTGAAATACCAATTAAAGTACCTTCTAAAGTAAAGAAAAAGTCTGACAAAAAGGAAGAAACATTAAACAAATTGAAGTTATTGGCTGAGATCTCTGAAAAATCTGAGGAGATTAGAACTGTTATCAAGTcagaaagaaaaagtaaTGCTTCTGAAAAAGCCAGAAAAATGAATGAAAGAAAGGAGAGACAGAAAGCTTGTAGAGAAAGACAAAGGATGGAAAGAGAAGAGGaggaaagaagaaaaggtGATGCCCATCACAAAGTAAAAGTTTTAGAGAGCGAGGTTAAAGTATCAGTTTCCATGTTAAAAGAGCACTTTTCATCCGTAACTAGTAAacaaaatgaagaattacAAGTTTTGATTGGCGCTGTTTTTGGAATTATGGGTGAAGATGAAGCTACTGGAGGTGCTGAAGGTTTTAATTTGATTGATCAAGAAGAACCATCACAGCCATCACAACCATCACAACCATCGCAGCCATCACAGCCATCACAGCCATTACAACCATTGCAGCCTTCACAACCATTACAGCCATCACAACCATTACAGCCATTAAAACCATCACAACATTCTCAAGATTCACAACTCAGAACTCATACTCGCACTAGAAGAAGAGCCGATGAACCTTTACAGAATGCTCCTACTCGTCCAACCATTGAACTTTTTGGGCAAAGCCCAGTATTCGTAAGTTCAAGAGGTTTAAGTGAAGATTTAGTAGCATCTGGTTTGTCTCACACTTTATCTGGTTTAAGTTTAGATGATATGAAAGATACGTCTGAAGATCAAGATTCAAAACATACTTCAAGCTCTAACTTAATTTCAACATCTGAATCTAAGTCTGGGCACAAATCAAAATCCAGGTCAAGGTCCAAGTCCAGAACAAGATCTAAGTCCAGAACAAGAACTAGGTCTAAATCAAGAACCAGATCTAGATCAAGAACAAGGTCTAGATCAAGATCCAGGTCAAGTTCAAGAACAAGGTCTAGATCAAGATCCAGGTCAAGTTCAAGATCTAGTTCTGGACACGGATCAGAATCATGGCTCGGAGGAACTCTACAAAACCAAGAAAATAGCTTAGAGGAAATTATTAGTAAAATGTATGTTTCTTCCTCATACGAAGAATTCTCATTATCCAGTTCTTCAGCACACTCTAGATTTAGCGGAATGTTCTCAAATACAGAATCAGTGGACCCTTTATCATCACAAGCAATGCTGTTTTTCAATGTTAGAATGCCAAATTTCAAACATATTACTGAGTCCTCAACAGAAGaggaaataaagaaagcaTTAGATCTTTGCGGAAGTGAGATTTCTCGCTTAAATTCTGAAGTCTCATCGAGTGTTAGTGGTCAAGATTTCTTGTCTGTGAAATGTGTCCAGAAGTCTTTTATTAGTGAATTTATTAGGTTACTTTTActtttaaaatcaaaaagcAATTCTACTAGTTAA